The following are encoded in a window of Ignicoccus islandicus DSM 13165 genomic DNA:
- a CDS encoding Nre family DNA repair protein — protein sequence MKRIDPDLCARCKGYKRLCGLPRCPILQRLRAFNRARWEGHVADAPSPPSPLVGESGYPKVPLALSLSPYGDPRLRDAPTEWVRMRLGLEEVANLRMEMLNPFKKVDVRRVEELLDNEVIWAGISEKPVDVEARIEGKVIPPKLDGLIAPIGPSARAQEVKVQSNPKVDSLIERKFEERIKAEVALRELYEYGRDVYALQKALSLGLLGKRKKLVPTRWAITAVDQIISKHLKETILKRKWVNSIHLGTYEHYSNRYIVILKPGPPIVEMFEIWKKGTLWSPNKDVIIYNYEGPLPTSKASDPSDGGFHATKAGALQALAEEGTSASVLVIREISKDYYLPLGVWQVREGVKLAVRNALSGIKLDEREFQKIVLNEMPFLSSSKLLSQRKLMDYES from the coding sequence TTGAAGCGTATAGATCCAGATCTATGTGCGAGGTGTAAGGGTTACAAGAGATTATGTGGTCTACCTCGGTGCCCGATACTTCAAAGGCTACGCGCCTTCAATAGAGCCAGATGGGAAGGTCACGTAGCTGATGCCCCTTCACCGCCATCCCCCTTAGTAGGAGAGAGCGGGTACCCTAAGGTACCGCTAGCGCTCTCCCTTTCACCTTACGGCGATCCGAGGCTTCGCGATGCACCTACGGAGTGGGTCAGAATGAGGCTAGGTTTAGAGGAAGTAGCTAATCTCAGAATGGAGATGCTTAACCCATTTAAAAAAGTAGATGTGAGGAGAGTTGAGGAATTACTTGATAACGAGGTAATCTGGGCGGGAATTTCAGAAAAACCCGTAGACGTAGAAGCTAGAATAGAAGGTAAGGTAATTCCACCGAAATTAGATGGCTTAATTGCACCGATAGGTCCAAGCGCGCGAGCGCAAGAGGTAAAGGTGCAATCTAATCCGAAAGTCGATTCTTTAATAGAACGTAAGTTCGAGGAAAGAATAAAGGCCGAAGTGGCTTTAAGGGAACTTTACGAGTACGGTAGAGACGTTTACGCCCTCCAAAAAGCATTGAGCTTGGGATTATTGGGAAAAAGAAAGAAATTGGTGCCGACGAGATGGGCAATTACGGCTGTAGATCAAATTATCTCAAAACACTTAAAGGAAACCATATTAAAGCGAAAGTGGGTTAATTCTATTCATCTAGGAACATATGAACATTACAGTAATAGATATATAGTTATATTGAAGCCAGGACCTCCAATAGTAGAAATGTTTGAAATATGGAAGAAAGGGACCTTATGGAGCCCTAATAAAGATGTAATTATTTATAACTATGAAGGTCCACTGCCTACATCTAAAGCATCAGATCCTTCCGATGGTGGATTCCATGCAACTAAGGCAGGGGCATTACAGGCTTTAGCAGAAGAAGGCACTAGCGCGTCGGTACTGGTGATACGAGAAATAAGTAAGGACTACTACTTACCTTTAGGAGTATGGCAAGTTAGGGAAGGCGTAAAACTCGCTGTACGTAATGCCTTAAGTGGAATTAAATTAGATGAGAGGGAATTCCAAAAGATTGTGTTGAATGAGATGCCGTTCTTGAGTTCTTCTAAACTACTTAGCCAAAGAAAACTAATGGATTACGAGTCATAA
- the radA gene encoding DNA repair and recombination protein RadA, with amino-acid sequence MSENEIRPRSIADLPGVGPTTASKLVEAGYTTIEAIAVATPEELVSVAGIPLATAHKIIKAARELLDIRFKTAKEVKMERMNLKKITTGSSNLDELLGGGVETKTITEFFGEFGSGKSQISHQLSVNVQLPTDQGGLTEGENIAKAVYIDTEGTFRWERIEQMARCAGLDPELAMENIYYMRAVNSDHQMAVVEELFGLVPKENIRLVVVDSVTSHFRAEYPGRENLAVRQQKLNKHLHQLSRLAEIYNVAVVITNQVMAKPDVFYGDPTQAVGGHVLYHAPGVRVQLKKSRGNKRIARMVDAPHLPEGETVFEITECGIRDPED; translated from the coding sequence ATGAGTGAAAACGAGATCAGACCTAGGTCTATAGCAGACCTACCGGGAGTCGGGCCAACAACAGCCTCTAAGCTAGTAGAAGCTGGCTATACTACTATAGAGGCAATAGCCGTAGCTACTCCCGAGGAGCTCGTATCAGTTGCAGGGATTCCCCTCGCTACGGCACACAAAATAATAAAGGCTGCAAGGGAGCTCTTAGACATACGTTTCAAGACGGCAAAGGAGGTAAAAATGGAAAGAATGAACTTGAAGAAGATAACTACCGGCTCGAGCAACTTGGACGAATTACTAGGTGGAGGAGTTGAAACTAAAACGATTACTGAATTCTTCGGTGAGTTCGGAAGCGGTAAGAGCCAGATATCTCACCAATTAAGCGTTAACGTCCAATTGCCTACTGACCAAGGAGGACTCACGGAAGGGGAAAACATCGCCAAAGCAGTTTACATAGATACCGAAGGTACCTTCAGGTGGGAAAGAATAGAACAAATGGCGAGGTGCGCGGGCCTGGATCCAGAACTTGCAATGGAGAACATATACTATATGAGGGCGGTTAACAGCGATCATCAAATGGCTGTAGTTGAAGAGCTATTCGGATTAGTTCCTAAGGAAAATATTAGGTTAGTCGTCGTGGACTCGGTAACTAGTCACTTCAGGGCAGAATATCCAGGTAGAGAGAACTTGGCCGTTAGACAACAAAAACTAAATAAGCATCTCCATCAACTGAGTAGACTAGCCGAAATATATAACGTAGCCGTCGTTATTACGAATCAAGTGATGGCAAAGCCTGATGTATTCTATGGTGATCCTACTCAAGCAGTAGGTGGTCACGTACTTTACCATGCGCCGGGCGTCAGAGTACAGTTAAAGAAGAGTAGAGGCAACAAGAGAATAGCAAGAATGGTAGACGCGCCACACTTACCCGAGGGAGAGACCGTCTTCGAGATAACGGAGTGTGGTATTCGTGACCCAGAGGATTGA
- a CDS encoding MBL fold metallo-hydrolase, which translates to MEITILSDVYAGLIPQLTQELLAEYGFAALLQKEDVQILFDTGLTGDVLLHNASKLGVELKPDYIVISHGHRDHTGGLKKVLEVARAPIVVHPDAFDSKFARINGVLREIGIPFKKDQLGVPVITTRLPLELVDGVYFSGEIPREWGPSHSGLVYRLDPEKGIVQDLVKDDAALYVKTPKGLVVITGCGHAGVENVVEYGLKVTNSSNLRALIGGLHLLGANEERIREVAKYLASKSPELVIPTHCTGQIAQYVLMKELGDSYRQGGPGVRCSF; encoded by the coding sequence GTGGAAATAACTATACTCTCAGACGTTTACGCTGGTCTAATACCTCAGTTAACCCAAGAGCTTCTTGCGGAATACGGCTTTGCTGCGCTCCTACAAAAAGAGGACGTTCAAATACTTTTCGATACGGGGCTTACTGGCGACGTTCTACTACACAATGCAAGCAAATTAGGCGTAGAACTTAAGCCCGATTACATAGTTATCAGTCACGGTCATAGAGACCATACAGGTGGTTTAAAAAAGGTTTTAGAGGTCGCAAGAGCACCCATAGTGGTTCATCCGGACGCATTCGATTCGAAGTTTGCTAGAATAAATGGTGTACTAAGAGAAATAGGAATTCCATTCAAGAAAGATCAACTAGGCGTCCCCGTCATAACAACGAGACTGCCTTTGGAGTTAGTTGATGGCGTATACTTCTCTGGCGAGATACCGAGGGAATGGGGACCTAGCCATAGCGGTTTAGTATATAGACTAGATCCCGAAAAGGGAATAGTTCAAGATCTCGTGAAGGACGATGCAGCACTATACGTTAAGACGCCGAAGGGTCTCGTTGTAATAACTGGATGCGGACATGCCGGTGTTGAAAACGTAGTTGAATACGGACTTAAAGTAACTAACTCAAGCAATTTGAGAGCATTGATAGGTGGTTTACACTTACTTGGAGCTAATGAAGAGAGGATACGCGAGGTTGCGAAATATCTCGCTTCCAAGTCCCCCGAGTTAGTAATACCTACTCATTGCACCGGTCAAATAGCCCAATACGTCTTAATGAAGGAACTTGGAGATAGTTATCGCCAAGGAGGACCCGGAGTGAGATGCTCTTTCTAG